The stretch of DNA ATCAACTGGATTACTTGGAGCTTTTAACGTATCCTAAAAGACAAAAAATGCAAGAAAAACATCAAGAGCATATCCACATAAAAAATGGGTATATGAGGTTAGAGAAAGTTTACGGTAATTAGGATTATTTAGAGAAGATTTAATACTGCCATCACAGTATATACATATTCCACATCTAGTATTCCAATTAGCAAGACTAAATTTTCATTCACAAATAGGTACAAAAATCTATATCATACCTCTGCCAAAAACGTATAGGAACATTTGATCCTAAACTATCATCCAACAATTATTGTTAAGATAATCCAGAATCCAAAACGTAATGGCTATGATCCCAAAAAGTATATACTGTGACAACAATATTGTTAAGATAATCCAGAATCCAGTTTCTTAAACAAACTAAACCAACAAACAAACTATCATCaacattcatagcattcattgCAGGTTTATTATCAATAGAGTGCAGCGAGGCAGTTAGCTTTCAATGGAAGACCAAAACATTACAAATTAAACCCTGTTAAAAACAATAGAACAATTCAATGCAAAGCCACCACTTTTCTCTCCCTCTGAACCTTTTGAAGAATGTAACCCATATCTCGTGTCTACATAAGCAAAAGCTCTCCCTCGCTAACCTAatgaataattaatgaaaaaataaattaataaacaaaatgaagTTGGAAAGAAGTGATTTAAACGGTGATTGAATGAATAGCCATTGGGAGAAAGGGGAGACTCGCGGTTAAGAACACCCTTTGTGAGCACGATTGGGAATGGTGTTTCAAAATCAGGACATGTTTGGTTTTGAAAAAACCTTGCTGAAACGTGACGCGGCGGCGGTAGAGCACAACGGTGGCGGCGACAACGGAAAACTTGTTGAAGGGCCGCAACAGTCGTTTACAATGGCttgaaagagaagaagatagtGGCCAGTTTTCTGCAAAGAGAGCGAGAAAGTAAGAGAAGCACGAGTAGTGAAAAGGGTTTTCTTGACATTTCTAcagaaaattattaatttatgaacAACAAAGAAAGATTGCAGTGGTTTTCTTGACCTTTCTACTTCAATTTACATAATCTACTATATATATAAGAACCAGTAGGAGATAATCTACTATATATAAGAACCAGTATGAGACCCGTGCTTACGCACGggtccttttttttcttttttttttttatttggctaaaaaaattaatataattattattatatttgaatcaataatttatttatataattatattttattattatataattaatataattattgttatattaataataataataataatagattatatttataataataaaattaaaaataataattaaatatgattttatttattttaaatcataaaattgataattaattaataatgcgTAATAAAGTTACAtgattaaagtttaaattatacCTTTGAGTTATatactatataaaataaaatgtatatgcattgttaaaataaaatgtaggtatagtatataataatgtctcttacaaaataaatacaacatgaaattgatgttcaaatttttaaataaaaacatacgtagaaataaatacatgtatattatattaaaataaaatgtatatacaCATGGTGTGTTGTTAAGGTAGAACGCAAACATAATGTATAATATGGTCTTGTAccaaataaatacaacatgaaattaatgttaaaatttttaaagagaaACACATGTAAATATGTAGATGcttgtattatatattaaaataaaatgtgtacgCACAGATATGGtaatgtagaaaataaaaataacatgaaattaatattaaaatttataaatagaaacacatataTCGAcaaacatatacaaaaatattaaatatattgatatataaaatcaaagataatagtactaacattactactactaataataataatctcaataataataatgtcacTACTACTATTGCtcatattaattcaaataataagatgatcatataaaaaatatgcatATAATCGAAATATGATCtcgtagaaaataaaaataacatgaaattaatgttaaaatttataagtagaaacacatgtagatatcaacaaacacatacaaagatattaaaatatattaatatataaaatcaaagataATAGTACTATAACattactactactactaataataataatgttattattactGTCTGTtcatattaattcaaataataatatgatcatataaaaaacatacacataatcaaaatatgatctcgtagaaaataaaaataacatgaaattaatgttaaaatttataaatagaaacacatgtatatttttttatgtatcttTTTAATTGGTTCAAAATGTGAACCTTATTCCTTGAATTCACTTTTATAAAAGCTATGAAACTCGattgatgttttaaaaaaaaaaaactatgattatAACAAAGTTCACGTGAAAGTAAATCCCACAAATTAAATGaatgtgatattatattttttagctTTCAAGTATTCTTTAGACTTATTTTTCacgatatttttattaacaaaagttCAATCAagttctttaattaaaaaaaaaaacttaaaaccaAGTTTCTCAACTTTAAAAATGCAATAATATACCAATTTACTTGTAAATTGTCGTATATTTGATGATAAATTACGTTAAACACAAGTTAAAACTGTTAATGTTTATTAGTTAATAGTTTTCCTGATAATTGGATGAAAAATCATACTCAAAAATTTaagaatcatataaaataaaataaatgaataatgaaACTTAAAGAGTAACTAAccgtaattaaattaaattacacacAAATAGATTAAGGGATGCGTAATAGTTCTATTtacttgtaattttaaataagtggCATAAATAACCGATATGGTTAGCCACTAATGAAGACCAATATGACTTTAAAGAAATGAAGATATTCAAATTTACATTGCAACCAAGGAATGTATATGTAATAATGATAACTACAAAATGCCCCCATAACGTACATATATACCAGATACAAATTTTTCACGATGTATGGTATTACAATATGACTTAACTACTACACAACAACGAAGAAAAGCTAAATGAATCCGCACACTAAATGAATCTGCACACTGCCATACACAGTTCAAAATTATTGACATACCAATAATTTAAAGAACCCTTATTAACTTACACTTTAAAAGGGATTGGCACAACAGTATCATCGCATGCTAATAAATGTAATCTAAGTTGATGAGGCAGCTTTGGAAGATGGATTGAAAGGAACCTGCTCAACGCATGTAAGTAATTCATGGGGTCCAGCCTCTTCTCTACCAACTCCAAGAAGATCAAGATAGTACATGTAATGGGAAACGATATTGTTCATGGTGTCCACATCACCTTGACCACAAACACCCTCCCCATAGAGAATGTTCATTGTAGTGCCAAAACTAGGAACGCGATTCTCCATAGTGTCATTCTTGGTAGGCTTACAGTTGCCAACGAAGGCATCATGAGCAGAAGGTTGATACTTCTTTATTGGTGTCATCCATCTCCATATTGCAGCCTGGAAAGCAAGGGTTGCATTCTGCTTTATGTATTCTAAATGGCTTAGAAGATCCACCTTCAAAGCTTCTCCAACAGCACCGTAGTTGTAGTTCCTGAATTCATCATGTCATTAAGTATAACCTCCACATTCAACAAGCACAGCGATGGTGATAAAACCTAATGAATCTTTTTCTTATTGACTATTTATATGTTTCaactttcaaataaaaaatgctcCAATAAAATATAACCAGAATTGCCTTCATAAAATACAAGTAGCCTTAGATGCTGCTTAATTTGATGAGATGGCCAAATATCTACCTATTCAGACCAAACATAACTGGTATATCAGAACAATAAAGGTAAGGAATCAGGCTTATGATTGTATTGGTTTCAAATATATACTTAGATTCACCCACCTATTGAGATATCTAAGGCACTATTACTAAAATGTCATTCATATGACTTGTATGTCTGAATGACACTTAAGAGGAATTATTAGATAATCCTATATAACAAAAGCAAGGGAAACTTCAAGGAAGGTTCCCACATAGATTTCAAAAGGTTTATTATAAATACACCCTTAGCTTCTTCTGTTTCACCAACAAAAATACATGCACACGTAGCTATCTATACGAACCGCAAGAAGATACCAGTTTTGGGGTTTGTGCAGCAAAAAGGAAAGGCTTATTGCATCACATTTTGCACTCCTTGTGTCCTTGTGTTTGTTCTTGCTAAAACCTCACGCAGGTAACAAAAATGGATTCTCACCAACATGAACCATGGCTACTGGAGAACGGGAATCCGAAGGTTTTGACCAGGGAAATGAGACATGGTCGCACTGCACACAGCAAGTCCTCAAACTCACTTCGCAAGAAGTCTGATCGAACTCTTGTTTCCAAGGTTCCATGTGCCACTCTTTGAAACTTGCTTCTCCACTTGCAAGAAGTTATTCTTGGCACCAAGCTTTCCATTCTCATCCCTGCCATTCCTACTGCCATTGTTGTTGAGTACTGTGGCTTTGGAAGAGTGAGTTATTCTCTCTCATTGCTCCATTCAACCTCTCAAACACATGTTTCTTTTATAAGTGTTCTATAGCTATCTGGGGCCATGAATCACAAGATGATTCTGGAATGCTCCCAACAATCAAGTGCTTTCTTCCTTCATGAAATCTTTCTCCCCTTCATCAGATAATAAGAA from Vigna unguiculata cultivar IT97K-499-35 chromosome 8, ASM411807v1, whole genome shotgun sequence encodes:
- the LOC114195186 gene encoding chitinase-like protein 1, which codes for MAVGMAGMRMESLVPRITSCKWRSKFQRVAHGTLETRVRSDFLRSEFEDLLCAVRPCLISLVKTFGFPFSSSHGSCWNYNYGAVGEALKVDLLSHLEYIKQNATLAFQAAIWRWMTPIKKYQPSAHDAFVGNCKPTKNDTMENRVPSFGTTMNILYGEGVCGQGDVDTMNNIVSHYMYYLDLLGVGREEAGPHELLTCVEQVPFNPSSKAASST